The following are encoded together in the Vigna angularis cultivar LongXiaoDou No.4 chromosome 9, ASM1680809v1, whole genome shotgun sequence genome:
- the LOC108347010 gene encoding uncharacterized protein LOC108347010: MSSIDPGSTSSTSAFTDIPFNLRNLCLPEELGDVLTCCCLRLKQKLVNKKGVIVTSKVPETGLTLEPTSDAIPNRDEVQEVENKEAENVLPDNQEIDLVGSTNEEDALDPEKMRLEEAATKAQAAFRGYLIDENVQREIINHRSLRHPNIVRFKEVILTPTHLAIVICLDELLQKGYGLGSGISLFIATNIWHLGPPLLIVDVELNLKVLLLLYFISQLLHRKYSGNFFVDLLGKWKESEYGGGQSVPVGGIAYYITAPSRALVAGHRLRVQSF; this comes from the exons ATGTCTTCCATAGATCCGGGatctacttcttccacttctgcATTTACAGATATTCCTTTTAATCTCAG AAACTTGTGCCTACCGGAAGAATTGGGCGATGTTTTGACCTGCTGTTGCTTGCGATTGAAACAA AAGCTTGTTAATAAAAAAGGAGTAATAGTTACCTCCAAGGTGCCGGAAACGGGTTTGACCTTAGAACCAACCTCCGATGCTATTCCCAATCGCGATGAAGTCCAGGAGGTGGAAAACAAAGAAGCAGAAAATGTTTTACCTGACAATCAAGAAATAGACTTAGTAGGATCTACTAATGAAGAGGATGCACTGGATCCAGAGAAAATGAGGCTGGAGGAAGCAGCAACAAAGGCACAAGCTGCTTTCAGGGGTTATTTG ATAGATGAAAATGTACAAAGGGAAATTATAAATCACAGATCATTGAGGCATCCCAATATTGTCAGGTTCAAGGAG GTCATACTAACCCCTACACATTTAGCTATTGTGATTTGTCTAGACGAGCTACTCCAAAAAGGATATGGTCTGGGGTCTGGAATTTCCCTATTCATAGCAACTAATATCTG GCATTTAGGCCCACCACTATTAATAGTGGACGTGGAGCTGAATTTGAAGGTGCTGTTATTGCTCTACTTCATCTCCCAG CTGCTTCATCGTAAGTACAGTGGAAACTTCTTTGTAGATCTATTGGGAAAATGGAAGGAATCTGAATATGGGGGTGGTCAGTCTGTACCTGTTGGGGGAATTGCGTACTATATCACTGCACCATCCAG ggCATTAGTTGCTGGGCACAGGCTGCGAGTTCAAAGTTTTTAG
- the LOC108346460 gene encoding glycosyl hydrolase 5 family protein gives MNRGSSCTENGENPIYLFSRFLLRHQSYFPLKAKMSSRFVFLLLLVVISATHSNAYPLSTQNRWIIDEATGQRVKLVCANWAGHLQPMMPEGLDKRPLKEIVGELVKRNFNCVRLTYAIYMWTRFSHENVSANLASLDVPEVVEGIAKNNPSVLSMTHIQTFHAVVQELGAQNVKVLLDNHVSEPMWCCNDDDENGFFHDRHFNPQEWVLGLTMAAEHFNGNPAVRIFPFFLFGSIIYMNFDHITCSDFFGFNSCQQEVEILVFTQKVSVPVAKIIYVVAMSLRNELHGPRQNLKDWYRYMSQGAVAIHNANPNVLVLISGLNYDTELQFLRKKPLKIDLGKKMVFETHLYSWSGIGTLKLKEIWTKQPLNRICANNVKAIDYRAGFLTTGENAAPLIFTEFGFNEAGSSEEDNRFLTCLQTYLLGKDMDWGFWAFQGSYYLKKDQVQVEESFGVMDATWRNLRYPNFTDKFQLLQRKNIEPNSMAPIVNILYHPLSGQCAQVNERNEVELGSCESKHRWVRGEDETKMLLHGSEKCLTATGEGLPVVVSDCERKNSSWKSESLSKLHLAMNEQEEQLCLQKDSNSSTIVTAKCICIKDDSECLDDPQSQWFQLVKTNV, from the exons ATGAACAGAGGGTCGTCCTGCACAGAAAATGG AGAAAACCCTATATATTTATTCTCACGCTTTCTTCTCCGACATCAAAGTTATTTTCCATTGAAAGCGAAAATGTCTTCACGTTTTGTCTTTCTTCTCCTCCTTGTAGTCATCTCTGCAACGCATTCAAATGCATACCCTTTATCAACGCAGAACAGATGGATCATAGATGAAGCAACAGGACAACGTGTGAAGTTGGTGTGTGCCAATTGGGCTGGCCACCTTCAACCAATGATGCCTGAGGGTCTTGACAAAAGACCATTGAAGGAAATTGTTGGTGAGCTTGTGAAGCGCAACTTCAACTGCGTGCGTCTCACCTATGCAATCTACATGTGGACACGCTTTTCTCATGAGAATGTGAGTGCCAACTTAGCCTCTTTGGATGTACCAGAAGTGGTTGAAGGGATTGCCAAGAACAACCCTTCTGTGTTGTCCATGACACACATTCAGACCTTTCATGCTGTTGTTCAAGAACTTGGAGCTCAGAATGTGAAAGTGTTGCTTGATAACCATGTCAGTGAGCCAATGTGGTGCTgcaatgatgatgatgagaatGGCTTCTTCCATGACAGACATTTCAATCCTCAGGAATGGGTGCTTGGCCTTACTATGGCTGCTGAACACTTCAATGGAAACCCTGCTGTAcgtatttttccttttttcctttttggctcaattatatatatgaacTTTGATCATATAACCTGTTCAGATTTCTTTGGTTTTAACTCCTGTCAACAAGAAGTAGAAATTTTAGTCTTTACGCAGAAAGTTTCTGTACCTGTTGCCAAAATCATCTAc GTTGTGGCAATGAGTTTGAGGAATGAGCTGCATGGCCCTCGCCAAAATTTGAAGGATTGGTACAGGTACATGAGCCAAGGAGCAGTAGCTATTCACAATGCAAATCCAAATGTGCTAGTGCTTATCTCAGGTTTGAACTATGACACTGAGTTGCAGTTTTTAAGGAAAAAACCATTGAAGATAGACTTGGGTAAGAAAATGGTGTTTGAGACACATTTGTACTCATGGTCTGGAATTGGAACCCTCAAATTGAAAGAGATATGGACAAAGCAACCATTGAATAGGATATGTGCCAACAACGTTAAAGCCATAGACTACAGAGCTGGATTCCTTACCACTGGCGAGAATGCAGCTCCTTTGATTTTTACAGAGTTTGGATTCAATGAGGCAGGTTCTTCAGAAGAAGACAACAGGTTCTTGACATGCCTTCAAACCTATCTTCTTGGAAAGGATATGGACTGGGGATTTTGGGCTTTCCAAGGTAGCTACTATTTGAAGAAAGACCAGGTCCAAGTTGAGGAGTCATTTGGTGTAATGGATGCAACATGGCGTAACCTTAGATATCCCAATTTCACCGACAAGTTCCAGCTTTTGCAAAGAAAGAATATTG AACCTAACTCCATGGCCCCCATTGTAAATATCTTGTACCACCCACTATCTGGTCAATGTGCTCAAGTGAATGAGAGGAATGAAGTTGAACTTGGAAGCTGTGAGAGCAAACACAGATGGGTTCGTGGAGAAGATGAGACTAAAATGCTTTTACATGGCTCTGAGAAGTGTTTAACAGCAACTGGTGAAGGGCTTCCAGTTGTAGTTTCTGATTGTGAAAGGAAGAACAGTTCATGGAAATCTGAATCTCTTTCTAAACTTCACTTGGCAATGAATGAACAGGAGGAACAACTTTGCTTGCAGAAGGATTCTAACTCATCCACCATTGTGACTGCAAAGTGTATCTGCATAAAAGATGATTCTGAATGTCTTGATGATCCTCAAAGCCAGTGGTTCCAGCTTGTTAAAACCAATGTGTAG